The nucleotide sequence AAATAAAAACTTGAACATAATTCAATACGTATTGATTCCAGCCACAAAGATACAATGTCTTATTACTTCTTTTTGTTAAAAATAGACAATACTATATATAGAAGTATTGTACCGGATAATCCGAGGAGCCCAAAAAACGAAACAAAGAGTACTGCACATACAATCAACATATAGCGCAATTCGTTGCCTTTCCATTTTAAGGACTTTATTTTTAACGAAAACATAGGTACTTCGGACACAAGCAAAAGCGATGTAACCAAGGCCAGTACTAGTATAACAAGCGTAAATAGCGAAGGATTAATCTGCAAGACCGGCTGTATCGAATAGGCAACACCAACCCAGAACAAAGCGTGAGCCGGAACCGGCAAACCGATAAATGAAGTAGTCTGACGTTCGTCTATATTAAATTTTGCCAGTCTTAGGGCAGAAAATGCAGGAATAACAAATGCCCAGTACGGAACAAATACATTAGCCGTGCCAAAAGGGAGTGAAGGTGCCAGTTGGGTAAGTACCCAGTAAACAACCATTCCGGGAGCAACACCAAAGCTAACCACATCGGCCAGCGAATCCAGGTCCTTTCCTATCGGCGAATAGGCGTGCATTAAACGGGCTGCGAAACCATCGAAGAAATCGAATACAGCCGCCAGAATAACTAACAATGCCGCTAATAAAAGATTACCCTCCAATGCTGCAACACTTGCGGCGCAGCCGGATACCAGGTTGAAACAGGTAATCGTATTGGGAACGTACTTCGCTATATTCATTTTTTACTATATAAACGGGCAATCGGTGTTTGATTTCCGGTAACCTTTTGATCCATTTCAACTAATACTTCTGTACCCAGCGGAAGATAAATATCCACACGTGATCCGAACTTTATAAATCCCATTTGCTCGTCCACATGACATTTCTCTCCTGCTTTGGCATAGGTAACAATACGTCTGGCCATAGCACCTGCTATCTGGCGGGCAAGGATATCCACTCCGTCTTTAGTTGTAACCACCACTGCCGAACGTTCGTTTTCGGTACTGCTCTTAGGCAAATAAGCCGCCATAAAACGTCCGTTGTTATGAGATACGTGTTTCACTGTGCCATTAACAGGGAACCAGTTGGCATGCACATTAAACACCGACATAAAGATGGATACCTGCAATCGTTTTTCATGAAGTATTTCGTTCTCCATTACTTCCTCAATAGCAACAATGGTACCATCGGCAGGAGCAATAACAAGGCCCTCCGAATCATATGGAAAG is from uncultured Macellibacteroides sp. and encodes:
- the pssA gene encoding CDP-diacylglycerol--serine O-phosphatidyltransferase, with amino-acid sequence MNIAKYVPNTITCFNLVSGCAASVAALEGNLLLAALLVILAAVFDFFDGFAARLMHAYSPIGKDLDSLADVVSFGVAPGMVVYWVLTQLAPSLPFGTANVFVPYWAFVIPAFSALRLAKFNIDERQTTSFIGLPVPAHALFWVGVAYSIQPVLQINPSLFTLVILVLALVTSLLLVSEVPMFSLKIKSLKWKGNELRYMLIVCAVLFVSFFGLLGLSGTILLYIVLSIFNKKK
- a CDS encoding phosphatidylserine decarboxylase family protein; the encoded protein is MKVHREGTGILLTLFTILFVVNVALYYSSGKSTLFYAVCCLSSIFFLLVLNFFRSPFRRFPYDSEGLVIAPADGTIVAIEEVMENEILHEKRLQVSIFMSVFNVHANWFPVNGTVKHVSHNNGRFMAAYLPKSSTENERSAVVVTTKDGVDILARQIAGAMARRIVTYAKAGEKCHVDEQMGFIKFGSRVDIYLPLGTEVLVEMDQKVTGNQTPIARLYSKK